In Candidatus Methylomirabilota bacterium, a genomic segment contains:
- a CDS encoding OsmC-related (seleno)protein, whose protein sequence is VSVGRLRMRVKASYRVTGSVLQDTIRGEMVGAETVLEIESPDPPERVARVIRNAERGCFVMQALLNPVPIDSQTLLNGRPLADR, encoded by the coding sequence GGTGAGCGTCGGCCGGCTGCGGATGCGCGTGAAGGCGAGCTATCGCGTCACCGGCTCGGTCCTCCAGGACACGATCCGCGGCGAGATGGTGGGCGCGGAGACGGTGCTGGAGATCGAGTCTCCGGATCCGCCCGAGCGCGTCGCCCGGGTCATCCGCAACGCCGAGCGCGGCTGCTTCGTCATGCAAGCCCTCCTCAACCCGGTGCCGATCGACAGCCAGACCCTCCTGAACGGCCGGCCGCTGGCGGACCGATGA